One Campylobacter concisus DNA segment encodes these proteins:
- a CDS encoding plasmid mobilization protein, which produces MSKIFKRESLQSKGRKLKVDKNRKRNIIVNFRMSPEEKSLLEEKIALSGLNKQDYMIKMSLNHGVEVFGNIRVFDELRTKLKMLEEYFKNVNLDCDMDENKLELLAYILEMFETVNRNKNDSTYGNR; this is translated from the coding sequence ATGAGTAAGATATTTAAAAGAGAAAGTCTACAGTCAAAAGGTAGAAAACTGAAAGTCGATAAAAACAGAAAAAGAAATATTATAGTGAATTTTAGAATGTCTCCGGAAGAAAAAAGTTTATTGGAAGAGAAAATAGCATTATCGGGATTAAACAAACAGGATTATATGATTAAAATGAGCTTAAATCATGGTGTTGAAGTATTTGGAAATATAAGAGTGTTTGATGAATTAAGAACAAAATTGAAGATGCTTGAAGAATATTTTAAAAATGTTAATTTGGACTGCGATATGGATGAAAATAAACTTGAACTTCTTGCATATATTCTGGAAATGTTTGAAACGGTAAATAGAAATAAAAATGACTCTACCTACGGCAATAGATAG